Genomic segment of Saccharomyces cerevisiae S288C chromosome XV, complete sequence:
TGGCAAAAGAGACAATAACGGCAATAGAATGGCTTCTTCCGCTATATCGGAAAAGGGCCACATACAAGTCAATCAAACTAGAACACCTGGTCAAATGCCCGTCTATAGAGGTGAAACTATAAATCTGTCTAACCTTCCCCAAAATCAAATTAAACCGTGCAAAGATTTGGACGACGTTAACATACGGCGGAACAACTCTAATAGGCATTCTAAAATACTTTTACTAGATCTGTGCGCTGGCCCCAATACCAACTCATTTTTAGGCAATACCAATGCTAAGGATATCACAGTTTTATCGTTGCCGCTACCCAGCACTTTGGTGAAAAGGTCGAACTACCCGTTCGAGAACTTACTAAAGAATTACCTTGGATCTGATGAAAAGTATATTGAGTTCACAAAGATCATCAAAGATtatgatattttcattttcagtGATTCGTTTAGCAGAATTTCGAGTTGTTTAAAGACAACTTTTTGCCTCATTGAGAAGTTTAAAAAGTTCAtctgccatttttttccatctccttatttgaaattctttcttctcGAAGGCTCTCTGAATGATAGCAAGGCCCCCTCATTaggaaaaaataagaaaaattgcaTCTTGCCCAAATTGGATTTGAACTTGAATGTAAACTTAACTTCAAGGTCAACTTTAAATTTAAGAATAAACATACCTCCACCCAATgattcaaataaaatatttttacaGTCTCTGAAAAAGGATCTAATTCATTATTCTCCTAATTCTTTGCAAAagtttttccaattcaatATGCCTGCTGACTTAGCACCTAACGACACGATTTTACCGAATTGGCTAAAATTCTGCTCcgtaaaagaaaatgaaaaggtaatattaaagaaactctttaacaattttgaaactttagaaaattttgaaatgcAAAGATTAGAGAAATGCCtgaaattcaagaaaaagccTTTACATCAAAAGCAGCTATCACAAAAGCAGAGGGGTCCGCAATCCACGGATGATTCAAAATTATATTCTTTAACTAGTTTGCAACGACAGTATAAAAGTTCTTTGAAAAGCAACATacagaaaaatcaaaagcTAAAATTAATTATACCAAAAAACAACACATCTTCTTCGCCATCACCATTATCTTCCGATGATACTATAATGTCACCAATAAATGATTACGAACTTACTGAAGGAATTCAGTCTTTTACTAAGAATAGATATTCTAATATCTTACCTTACGAACATTCAAGAGTAAAGTTACCTCACTCCCCGAAACCACCTGCAGTTTCTGAAGCATCCACAACCGAAACTAAAACAGATAAGTCATATCCGATGTGTCCCGTAGATGCAAAAAACCACTCCTGCAAACCGAACGACTATATCAATGCGAACTATTTGAAGCTCACGCAAATTAATCCTGATTTCAAGTATATTGCTACCCAAGCTCCGCTTCCTTCTACGATGGATGATTTTTGGAAGGTTATTACTTTAAATAAAGTTAAAGTAATAATATCATTGAATTCTGACGATGAATTGAATTTAAGAAAATGGGATATTTACTGGAATAATCTGTCATATTCCAACCACACTATCAAACTTCAGAACACCTGGGAGAATATTTGCAATATTAATGGCTGTGTTCTCAGAGTCTTTCAAGTCAAGAAAACAGCTCCACAAAATGATAATATCAGTCAAGATTGTGACCTTCCGCATAATGGTGACCTTACTTCCATTACCATGGCTGTATCCGAGCCGTTTATTGTTTACCAATTACAATACAAGAATTGGTTAGATTCATGCGGCGTAGATATGAATGACATCATTAAACTACACAAAGTCAAAAATTCGTTATTGTTTAACCCGCAAAGTTTTATTACAAGCCTCGAAAAGGATGTTTGCAAGCCTGATTTGAtagat
This window contains:
- the PTP2 gene encoding tyrosine protein phosphatase PTP2 (Phosphotyrosine-specific phosphatase; major role in osmolarity sensing through dephosphorylation of the Hog1p MAPK with a minor role by Ptp3p; inactivates and regulates Hog1p localization; major role in the cell wall integrity pathway through dephosphorylation of MAPK Slt2p with a minor role by Ptp3p; minor role with Msg5p in the pheromone adaptive response through dephosphorylation of MAPK Fus3p with major role by Ptp3p; co-regulates the calcium signaling pathway with Msg5p; nuclear localized), which gives rise to MDRIAQQYRNGKRDNNGNRMASSAISEKGHIQVNQTRTPGQMPVYRGETINLSNLPQNQIKPCKDLDDVNIRRNNSNRHSKILLLDLCAGPNTNSFLGNTNAKDITVLSLPLPSTLVKRSNYPFENLLKNYLGSDEKYIEFTKIIKDYDIFIFSDSFSRISSCLKTTFCLIEKFKKFICHFFPSPYLKFFLLEGSLNDSKAPSLGKNKKNCILPKLDLNLNVNLTSRSTLNLRINIPPPNDSNKIFLQSLKKDLIHYSPNSLQKFFQFNMPADLAPNDTILPNWLKFCSVKENEKVILKKLFNNFETLENFEMQRLEKCLKFKKKPLHQKQLSQKQRGPQSTDDSKLYSLTSLQRQYKSSLKSNIQKNQKLKLIIPKNNTSSSPSPLSSDDTIMSPINDYELTEGIQSFTKNRYSNILPYEHSRVKLPHSPKPPAVSEASTTETKTDKSYPMCPVDAKNHSCKPNDYINANYLKLTQINPDFKYIATQAPLPSTMDDFWKVITLNKVKVIISLNSDDELNLRKWDIYWNNLSYSNHTIKLQNTWENICNINGCVLRVFQVKKTAPQNDNISQDCDLPHNGDLTSITMAVSEPFIVYQLQYKNWLDSCGVDMNDIIKLHKVKNSLLFNPQSFITSLEKDVCKPDLIDDNNSELHLDTANSSPLLVHCSAGCGRTGVFVTLDFLLSILSPTTNHSNKIDVWNMTQDLIFIIVNELRKQRISMVQNLTQYIACYEALLNYFALQKQIKNALPC